From one Magnolia sinica isolate HGM2019 chromosome 18, MsV1, whole genome shotgun sequence genomic stretch:
- the LOC131232933 gene encoding zinc finger A20 and AN1 domain-containing stress-associated protein 1-like produces MASDESCNQPKNHRLCANGCGFFGSDATLNLCSKCYRDFCIKEEQAASAKAAVEKSFNPPIQTPSKDPVSSDSSSSSSSSSAADFGNEASAAGSAGLGSSGSSQSGPSVRNRCGCCSKRVGLTGFKCRCGSTFCGAHRYPEEHGCTFDFKGLGREAIANANPVVKADKLERI; encoded by the coding sequence atgGCGTCGGACGAGAGCTGTAACCAGCCGAAGAACCACCGCCTCTGTGCCAACGGCTGCGGTTTCTTCGGCAGCGATGCAACCCTAAACCTCTGCTCGAAATGCTACAGGGATTTCTGCATCAAAGAAGAGCAAGCTGCTTCTGCAAAAGCTGCCGTTGAGAAATCTTTCAATCCTCCCATCCAAACCCCATCGAAGGATCCTGTCTCGTCGGATTCGTCAtcatcgtcttcttcttcttctgctgctgATTTCGGGAACGAAGCATCTGCTGCTGGCTCTGCGGGTTTAGGGAGTTCGGGATCCTCACAGTCGGGTCCGAGCGTTCGGAACCGGTGCGGGTGCTGCAGCAAGCGCGTGGGGCTGACGGGGTTCAAGTGCAGGTGCGGGAGCACCTTTTGCGGTGCCCACAGGTACCCGGAGGAGCACGGGTGCACCTTTGATTTCAAGGGCTTGGGCCGGGAAGCCATCGCAAACGCGAACCCGGTCGTGAAGGCGGACAAGCTGGAGAGGATTTGA